The Chitinophagales bacterium genome includes the window GATAGCCAATAAGCCCATAACATCACTGCCATAATTTCGAAGGGCTTCTACTGCCTTGAGACTGCTGCCACCAGTGGATATTAAATCTTCTATAATGACTACTTTGGCATTTGGTTCTAAATATCCTTCCACCGTGTTTTCTCTTCCATGTGCCTTGGGCTTATCACGCACATAGACAAAAGGTAAACCCAATCTATCGGCTACTAGCATGCCATGCGCTATGCCTCCGGTGGCTACTCCAGCAATGGTCTCGGCGTCAGGATATTGTTCTTTGATTTTCGCTACAAATCCATCGCAAATCGCAGATCGTACCTCAGGAAATGAAAGTGTAATGCGGTTATCACAATAAATAGGAGATTCTGCTCCGCTCGCCCATATAAATGGCTTTGCAGGAGAGAGTTTGACGGCTTGGATTTTTAGTAGTTGTTGGGCGATGGACATAAAATTTTTGTGTTTTATGAGTTTAATATTTGATTTATATAATCTAAAATTTCATCTTTTCCCCTGCCTTCTTCCGACGAGGTTACAAAACTTTTGGGCAATGCATCCCATGATTCGAGTAGCTTTTCCTCAAAATTCTTCATATTGATTTTGCATTGCTTGAGTTCACGTGTATCTGCTTTAGTGTATACGAGAGCAAATGGAATCCCTCTCTCGCCCAACCAGCTAATCATATCGAGGTCACTTTTCATAGGTTTAATTCGACTATCTATGAGTAGAAATATATTGGTAAGTGTTTCTCGAGATTCGAAATAAGCATACATAGTATCTTCCCAACTCGATCGAAGTTTCTTGCTTCGCTTGGCATAGCCATAACCCGGTAAATCCACGAGATGCCATTCATTATTTATAAGAAAATAATTCAATGACTGGGTTTTACCTGGGGTTGAAGATACCTTAGCTAAGTCTTTTTTCCCTGTGATATAATTTATCAAAGATGATTTCCCTACATTGGATCTACCAATAAAGCAAAATTCAGGGATTTCACTTATTGGTAATTCCTTGAGCGTATTGAATGATCCAACAAAATGTCTCGCACGAATATTCACAGCACAAAATTAAGGGGATTAATTAAGAGTTTAGGATTAGTTTTGTACCATCAATCTATCCATGTGGAAATCGAAGTAGAAAAAGTAGTTCCCTATAATCAGGAGAAAGAAAAGAGGGTGCAAATAGAGTCGATGTTTGACAATATAGCACATAAGTATGATTTTTTGAATCACCTTTTGAGTTTGGGTATAGATATTACATGGAGAAAACGCGCTATTCGTGAAGTTTCTGTTGTTCAGCCTAGATTAATACTCGATATGGCTTCTGGTACAGGAGATTTTGCATTCGAGGCCTTAAGTATTTCACCTGAAAAAATCGTAGCTCTAGATCTATCACAAAATATGCTCGACATAGGGAGGTCTAAGGCAAGTACTAAAGATACTCAAACTATTATCGATTGGGTCAAAGGCGATAGTGAGCAGATATTATATTCAGACGGTCATTTTGATGCTATCACCGTAGGCTTTGGTGTGCGAAATTTCCAAAATCTTGAAAAAGGTCTTTCCGAATTGCATAGAGTTCTACGACCGGGAGGCATGATAGCTATTTTGGAACCTTCTTTTCCTACGAATCCATTTTTAAAAATTTTATTTAACATACATTTTCGATATATTACCCCTTTGGTAGGGAAATTATTTTCAAAGGATGCCAGAGCTTATACTTATTTACCAGATTCGGTTAGTGTATTTCCGCAAGGAGATTCGTTCTGCAAAATATTGGAAAATGTTGGATTTAAGGATACTAAACATATCGCTTTGACGTTTGGTATGTGTGCGCTATACCTTGCCAGAAAGTAACATGAAACATTATATTATTTTTTCTTTTGTCATATTAAATTTGTCTGGATTACATGGGCAACTAAATTTTTACGAAAAAGGAAACAAGGCGCTCTATTGGGGGATTTCATTAGGATTAAATATCTCTAACTTTAGAATTGATAGGCAACCACATTCCGAAGCGAATGATTCAATTTTAAGTATTGAGGATAAATCTCAACCAGGATTTAATCTGGGCCTTATTGGTAATTGGCAATTTAACCGCTATTTTGATCTGCGATTTATCCCTAATATGACATTTGGTGAAAAATTGATTCAATACAATACCATCAATGGGACAGTCGATAATCGAATTAAAACTACCTACATATCCTTACCTGTTCATATTCGGTATAAGTCTGAACCTGTAAACGATTGGAGAATTTTTGTAGTAGCAGGGTTAAAATATGATTTAAATATAGACCCTCAAGTTAGAACTACCAGTGAGCCAAATAAAATATCACTTCGAAAATCAGGTCTATCCATGGAATATGGTATCGGTCTCCAATATTTTTTCCCATATTTTATTTTCTCTCCAGAGTTAAAATATTCCCATAGTCTCAATAGTGTACTGGATCCTAATCAGAGTGATTTGAATAGGTCAGCTATAAGAGGCTTATATCCCCGAACTTTGATATTTACCTTAAACTTTGAGGGTTAGTTTATGCCTATAATTTTTGAGCAAAATAAAAACGATTTTCATATTGTCGTATATGAAATATCGCAGGGGGAAGATTACTACAAAGCTGGAATTGATTTTACTCCTTTTGATATTTCTGAGTTTTCCAAAATAGTAAACCCTCTTAAACGCATGCAGTGGTTGGCTTCGAGATATTGGGTAAAGAAAATGTCAAAGCAACAACAACAATTATTGTTAGAAAAAACAGAACTCGGGAAACCACTAATTGTAAACTATCCGATTCATTTTTCAATTTCTCATTCTCGAAATTTCGTTGCTGTTATTTGTTCAATGACTAAGAATGTAGCCATAGACATAGAGAAAATTCAATCCAAAATTTTAAAAATTAAACACAAGTTTCTACACCCATTTGATTTTGAACAAGGCGATTCTCTTGAGAAATTGACTATGATTTGGAGTGCTAAGGAGACGATATATAAGCACTATCATACTAAAGAACTGTATTCATTTAAAGAACAAATCTCTATAGATAGCTTTTCGGAAGATAAAATGAATTACAGCCTATCTAATTTTCAAAACCAAATGAATAAGGAGATTTTTTATAAGAAAATAGAGGATACTATTTTGACTTGGATTATTGATAACTGATTTCATAATCCTCAAACATGGGTTCATAGCCAATTTGCTTATAAATTTTATTGGATGTAGGATTGGATTTGTCGGTAAACAGACAAATCGTTTTTTGTCCCCTATCCTGAATCATCTTGGTCAAAGTCCATACACAAGATAGGGCATATCCTCTATTCCTTTGCTCTACAGGCGTATATACCAAACTAATTTTCGAAAAATAGTCATTGGAAACTAATTCAGTACAGATAGAAACAGGAGTATTATTGACCACCCACTTGAATAGTCTGCCATTTTCTATCAGTGACATAGCCATTTTTTTTATGGCCTCACCTATTGGTCTATGGGGCATTTGGCATTCTTTTCCGAATTTTTCAAGCCAAATAGTTGCCAATTCTATATCAAGTTCGTCACATGTTTCCATGCAACCTTCGCTTAAATCAATAGGTTTTAATTTTGCTAGTTTATGACCAATCAGAGTTTTATCAACTTTAAATTCTGGATTGTAAATTTTTGAAAATTGCTTAGCTAGATTTTTATCACCAATACATCCATTGAGTCGGATTTGTTGCATTTTAAAATATTCAGATAAATTCTGTAAATGCGCTATGGTATAATTCTCACCATATAAGATAACATTGGGTCTATTTTTAAATGCAGTCATTATGAATTGGTCATTGTCAAATAGAGCCAGTAGTGACGTATTTGTTAATATTTTATCTCTATCTTTGGTACTAACAAGTTGCCCTAAAACGATATTATACTTAACTGGATTTGTGAGCAGAAAATGACCTACATCCATCCAGTATTCATTGACAGTATTATAGGTCCTGATATGCATATCTAAGAATTTTAAATTCAACTATCACGTAACTCCCCTTCACTCTTGGCTATGACGCATGTTGCCAGACTATTGCCTATTACATTCGTCGAAGTTCGTGCCATATCCATGAGTTCATCTACACCGAAGATAAGATAAATAGGAGCTAATGGTAAATGCAAATCGGTAGCGGTAGCTATGAGTATCACTAGTGAAGCACGAGGGACAGCCGCTACACCTTTGCTCGTAAGCATGAGAATAAAGAGCATCGATAATTGTTGTGCCAATGTTAATTCTATACCCGAGGCTTGTGCCACAAATACAGTCGCTAAGGAGAGGTAGAGCGTGGTGCCATCTAAGTTGAAACTATAGCCCATAGGAAGTACAAAAGATACGATTTTTCTACTACACCCAAAATCTTCTAAGGCTTTGAATAATTTAGGCAGGGCAGCATCTGAACTCGTAGTAGCGAAGGCAATTGAAACAGGTTCTTTGATATGATGCCAAAGTTTTTTTAAATTGATTTTGAAATAGAGCCCGATAGGTATCAGCACAAATAAAATAAGCACAGCCAAAGCACCATACAAAGTACCTACTAATTTCAATAAAGGAATCAATACAGAAAAACCCATATGCCCCACAGCATAAGCCATAGCAGCACCAACAGCTAATGGTGCGAAGTACATAATGATATTGGTAACCTTGAACATAGTTTCTGCCAATCCATCGCAGAAATGTATCATGGTATTCTTAGCTGCAGCTGGAGCCATGGATACACCCAGACCAAAGAGAATACTGAAAATAACAATTTGTAATACCTTGCCATCGAAAACAGCTTTCGAAATATTCTCAGGAAAAATATCTAAAACATATTCTTCAAAAGTTTTTGGTTTGATTTGTTTGGTCTCATCTACTTTTTCTATGGACTTGGCTTCGGCCTGCATGTGTATGCCTTTACCTGCCTGTGTGAGATTGATAGCACCTAGACCAATGAATAATGCTAGTGTCGTTACTACTTCGAAATATATGATGGATTTTAGCCCTAATTTCCCTAAGTCTTTCAGTTTTCCATGATGAGCTATTCCTAAAACTAAGGTTGCAAAAATCAGGGGAGCTACTATCATTTTTATAAGACGAAGAAATATCTTGGATATGAGTTGGAGTTTCTGAGAAAACTCAGGAAATACTACACCTACTATGATGCCTATTATCATACAGATAAAAATCCAGTGGGTGAGCGAGATTTTCTTAGTTAGAAGCATATTTATTTGGAATAATGTTTGTAAATGTAGTTTTTTTTGAGTATGAATTGTATATTTTCTAGATATTAGCAGTAAATTCAGATAATGAAGCTTTTTATTTTTATTTTGTCATTAGTTACTTGCAATTTTTTCTTTGCTCAAAACTTCCAATCTCCCACTAATCCCTATTTCTGGAAAAATAAAATAGGCTTAAAAAGTGAATATTGGCAGCAAGATGTAGATTATATCATCAATGCTAGCCTGGATGAGAAAGAAGAAATTATTTCAGGTAAAGTAGAAATTATTTATACCAATAATTCTCCGCATGTATTGAATGAATTGTTTTTCAATCTTTATCAAAATGCCTTTATCAAAGAATCGTATCTCTCCAATTTACAAGAGGCGAATGGAAACAAAGTGCGTTTTGGTAAATGGGAAGCCGAAGGTAAGGGGAATGAAATTCTATCATTGAAAGTAGATGGTGAAGTAGTAAAAACAGAAATTGATGGTTCTATCATGAAGGCATGGCTCAAAAATCCTATGCAGCCCAATACGAACATAAAAATTGAGATTGATTTTAAGACCTATTACAGTAAAGGTGGTGACACGAGAAGAAGAATGAAATCATACACCTATCAAGGCGTAAAGCATTTCAATGGGGCTCACTGGTATCCTAGGCTGGCGGTTTATGATAGAAAATTTGGCTGGTGTACCGATCAGCACTTAAATCGTGAGTTTTATGGTGATTTTGGAAATTATCGCGTTCATTTAGATTTTCCTGCGAATTATGTGGTGGAGGCTACAGGTGTCTTGCAAAATAGAACCGAAGTGCTTCCGGATACCTTGCGAAAAAAATTGGATATTTCCAATTATTGGAGTCATCCTTGGGATACAGTCGTAACTTATAAAATTCCAATGAAAAAAGGTGAACGCAAAGTTTGGAAGTATTTTGCAGAGAACGTGCATGATTTCGCATGGGTTGCGGGACCTCATTATCGCTTGGATGAGAAGAACTACAAAGGGTTTAGCACGGTAGCATTGGTGTTAGAACCACATTGTAGTGGTTGGAAAAATGCTTGTGATTTTTCTGCCAAAGTTATCGACGTCTATAGTAGAGATTTCGGACAATATGCCTACCCGAAAATGGTCGTAGCAGATTGTCAAGATGGGATGGAATATCCTATGCTCACTATGGATGGTGGTTCAGACCCTGGCTATAGAGGATTATTGGCTCATGAGATAGGACATAATTGGTTTTATGGTATGGTCAATAATAATGAGACTTACAGAGCTCTGCTAGACGAAGGATTTACCCAGTTCTTGACCGTATGGGCACTAGAAGCTATCGATGGTAAGAATATGTTTACAACTGGTAAGCAACCAAAACATTTTATGCCAACCGCAGTCAGAAATGCACGCTGCTATGATAGTTATATGCTAGATGCTATGAGCCATGAGCGCACTGAGATCAATGTGCATAGCGATGGATTTAATGGTGCCTTAGGCCAAGGCGGAGGCTATCGAAATGTCTATAACAAAACAGCTACTATGCTTTACAATCTGCAATACGTGCTAGGAGATAGTCTATTTCAGCGGGCTATGAAGCACTATTTCAATCAATGGTCATTTCGTCATCCTTATGTGGAGGATTTTAGAAATTCTATTATAGAATATACCAAGGTAGATTTGAATTGGTTTTTTGACCAATGGATAGAGACATCCAAAGTGCTTGATTATAAAATTTTTCCTCTGAAAAAATTAGATAGTGGACAGTATCAATTGAAGTTAAAACGAATGGAAGATATGCAGTCGCCTCTGGACATAACCGTATTTGGAAAAAGTGGCAAACGATATAATTTTTACATTCCGAATACCTGGTTTGAAAAAGAGACTGAAGCTACTAAACTGCCACGCTGGATAGGCTGGGATAACAAATTAAAGACGACTTATACTGTGAAAATTTCATTACCGGAAGAACCGAAATATGCAAGAATTGATACCTCGAGAAGACTAGCAGATATCAATGAAATGAATAATACGACTGAGTGCAATTGGAAATTATATTTCGATCGAAATCAATCGTTGCCTCGAGATAGAGAGCATTACACCGTACTATGGCGTCCTGATTTTTGGTATAATAATTTTGATGGTGTCAAGGCAGGTGTTCATTTTGAGGGTAGTTTAAATAAAAATTTTCATCAAACTGAGTTAGATATATGGCTCAATACTCGAATAGGAAAGTGGAGCGTTCGCGATGTAGCAAATCAAAATGAAAGAAATGCCATCAATGATTTGATTTCTTTCCGATTTACCTATAGTTCTCCTACGCACAAGTTTATTAAAAATAGCGATGTTCGATTTGAAGCGAGGCATATCGATGGTATAGCCTTGACCTCTTTGCAATGGAGAAAAGCATTTGAAAATTCTAATTATATCACTTTAGGAGGTAAGTCTATGGTTCGCTATCGCAGGGATCAGGATTATTATAATTATATGACTTCTATACAATGGAATACTTTCCTCATGGCAAATACCAGTGCATGGATAGAGTGGATAAATAACAAAAGTCTAGATAGGAATTTGGAACAAATGACGCGAGTTAAGCTTAGGTCTTCTGTAATGTCTGTTGCTAATTTTAGCTATCTCGAAGCGGAGCATAAAGAAAATATAAAATTGGATAAATTGCTTTTCAAATTCAGAATTTTTGGAAGACTGGGAACGCATAATCGTGGGTTAGTTCCTACCGAAGTACTATTAAATGCTGGAGGAGCAAGCGGAGAAGAAATGTTGGAAAATAAATTTATGCGCAGTGTTTCCGCTTTTCCAGATTTATTTATGAAAGGAAGTCAGTTTGTAAATTCTCCGTATTTTTCACATCTTCACTATGGTGGGGGAATCAATCTAAGAGGCTATGCATTTCGAAATATTGTAGCTTCAGATGGCATAGGTTATTTTATCAATAATCAAAATAGCGGTTTTTCAATCAATACACAACTAAACTTCGAGAATTTATCACCATTGAGATTTGGAAAATTAGCACGCTCATTAGGAATGAACATTTATTTGTTTGGAGATTTAGGAAGTTTGTCTAACTTTAACTTAGGTCGCTTTAGCATAGAACAGGCTCCAATACTAGCAGACGCGGGATTAGGTACTGCTTTGACTTGGAAAAAGGGAATAAAATATCTAGGACTAGGACCTATGACCTTTCGCTTCGATATGCCATTCTATTTATCGCATCCTGCCGCAGGTGAGTTGGAGAAGTTTCAGATTAGATGGCTAGTGGGAGTTGAGCAGGCTTTTTAGGTTTTACTTCTTATTTCTAGCAGACATTCACCTAAATATTCATACTCTTCCAACGAATTGTATAACTGCGAAGAGACTCGCACATATTGCGGAGGAGCTTGTGGGAATAGAACGCAAGGCACTTCTATTTTGTATTGATCGTAAAGCAAATTTTTAACTTCTGTATAATAGTTAAAAAATTTATCAGGAATTTTATCGTCCCATAAAGGAATATTGACGATAGACCCTAGCATTGATTCAGGCACAGGTAGAGCCACTTCTAACTTTTGAGCTATTAATTTCGCACCTGCTATTGCCAAATTTCTATTCCTCTCTTTGATTTCTGACCAACCTCCTTGTACAAGATTTGGCATATAATCCAATGCATCCTTTATACATAAATATGCACTATAATCCTTGGTGCCTTCCCAGATAAATTGATTAGACCAATGTGCTGCCTCGTCCGTGTTCCAGTCATTGTAAAAACTATAAAATACAGGTTTATACTCTTTTTGATGTTTCGGGTTTACATAGACAAACGCAGAGCCTTTGGGTGAGCATATCCATTTATGGCAGTTGGCTACGAAATAGTCTGCATCCAATTCATCTAAATTAAAATCTACCATCCCGGGCGCATGCGCAGCATCGACGATGACTTTGACACCCTTGCTATGCAGGAGGTTAATGATTTTTTTAATCGGAAAAATAATAGCCGAGGCAGACGTGATATAGTCTATCAAAGCTAAGGAGGTCTTCGCACTTATATTGTTTTCAATTTGTTCTAAAATTTCATCTTCCGATTTCAGAGGAAAAGGAATTTGTACTTTAATAATTTCATTGCCTTTCGCTTCTCCAATTTTATGGAATGCATGAATACAAGCACCATAGGCATGATTGGTGGTAAGCCATTGTCTGTTTGATTCTTTTTGATTGTGGAGAATATGATTGATACCTATGGTAGTATTGGGAACTAGATATAAATTATGTTCGTCTGTGCCAACAAATTCAGCCAATGCTTTTTTATTTTCATGATAAATAGGATACCATTTTCTTACTGAGAATTCAACAGGCTCTGATTCCAATTGATCAATACAATGTTTTTGTATATCTAAAATATATTTAGGAGTACCTCCAAAAGAGCCATGATTAAGGTGAACTATATTCGGATTTAACTGCCAGTGACTAAAAAGGGGAGAGGGTTTTGGAAGGCTAAGCATGGATATTATTTCGTTTCTGCGAGTTCTAAAATAGCTTTGGTCATCACATTCCAGCTATACTTTTTCTTTTCCACTTTCAAGTTTTCTTTAAATTCTTTTTCTTTATTTTGATCGAAATAGGAATTTATTTTTTCTGCCACTGACTCAGCATTTGGTTCAGCTATCAATCCTACTTTTCCATTAGGTACCATACCCGTCAATCCGCCGACATTGGTTACTATCATTGGTATTTCGAAATGATATGCTAGAGGAGTGACGCCACTTTGCGTTGCAGATTTATATGGTTGGATAACGACAGCACTCGCACAGAAATAATATTTTACTTCACTATCAGTTATAAAATTCGTTTTGAGTATTATCTTGTCTTGAATATTAAACTGCTCAATTAAGTCTAGGTAAGGATTGGAATCTTCATAAAATTCTCCAGCTATAATCAACTTCAGGTTGGGATTTGTAATTTTTGATAAAGCTTCTAATAATAAATCCAACCCTTTATATTTTCTAATAAATCCGAAGAAAAGCATATAATTATTATCTTTTTGAAGGTTTAACTTTTCGATGGCTTCTTCTCTAGAAATTATTTCTCCGAAATTATCATAAAGCGGATGAGGTATAAATTTTTTCTTTTTTTCATGAGTGGCAAATAAATCTAAATCTGATAAAACTTTCTCACTCATGGTGACAAAGGCATCTATTGGCTTGATAAAATATCGAGTGAATAAATTGTCACCAGGTCTCTTTTCATGAGGAATGATATTGTCCGCTATGCAGACTATTTTGGTGTGTTTATTTTTTTTCACCAGTCGAAGAATAGTGCCAAGACAAGGACCTATAAATGGCAACCAATAGCGCACAACAATGATATCAGGCTTTTTATTTTTTAACTCTAATCCTATTTGTATCCAATTAAAAGGATTAATGGAGTTTATTTTTACAAGTATTTTTAGTTTTTCAGGTGGCGCTTCATCGCTATACTGCGAAGTGCCAGGAAATAGAAAACTAGGATATTGCAGACTGAAAGTGTATATACAGGCATTATGATTTTCCTCTGTAAATGCCTTGCATAATCGTTCATTATACGTAGCTAAGCCACCACGAAGGGGGAAGGCAGGACCAATAATAACTATCTTTTTCAATGCTTCTTTTTAAAAAAGTCCAAAATACTAGATTTTGAATACATTTGCGGCTTTAAAAATCTTATAAAATATGAAAAAACTAATTTTAAGTATTGGAATTTTGTTAGTTGCTTCACTCCATGCACAAGAGAGTCCAGAAGTAATTAAAACAAAAATTGATGATTTAAACAAACAAAAAGCGGTATTAGAATCACAGATAGCTGATTTAAACAAACAACTTCCTGCTCCAGTTGTAAAGCCTTGGACTTACAAAGGAAATGCTTCTATAAATTTGGGTCAAAACTTACTTGGTTCTGATTGGACTGCATCCTATGGTGGTAATAGTACTTTGAATATAGGTGGGCAAGCCCATTTGGAAGCTAATTATAAGAATGGTCGTCATTCATGGAACAATAGTTTTGATGGAACGTTGGGATTTTTCAAAAATATAAATGTGGAAAATGGTGTAAATGATAATATCAATAAGAATGTAGACGTTTTACAACTATCAACAAAGTATTTATTTGATTTACAAAAAGCTAATTTAAAAGTAGGAGTTGGAGCTAATTTTCTTTCACAATTTATAAAGACCTACGATTTGGCAAATCCTAATTTCTTGCTTTCAGATTTTTTGGCGCCAGGTATTTTAGATTTATCTCCAGGCATCGAATGGACTCCCCAACCATATTTAAAAGTATTTTTAGCACCTGCATCTGGTAGATTTACATTTGTGACTAATGACACTATTATTTTAAGAACAGATGCCAAAGCTAATAGATTTGGAAACGAGGTAGACCAGCGTGTAAGAACGGAACTTGGAGCTCGATTAGACATAGTTTTTGAAAAAGAGCTAGTTAAAAATTTAAATATCCGCAGTCGAGCTCAGTTGTTTAATAATTTTTCTAGACCTCAAGCACAGATAGATGCGATTAATAGCAGCCGAGCGAATATCGATATCAATTGGCAGACAGATGTTTTCTATAAGCTAACAAAGCATATTGCATTAAACTTTGGATTTCAATTGTTGAGAGATGATGATGTGCGTATTACAGACAAATCAACTGGCTCTAAAATAACACCTTGGAACTGGAGAAATAACATAGGCATAGGATTTGTAGCAGGCTTCTAACGATAGTTTAGGATAATACAGATTTTCTTTACATTATTTTGTACTAATTTAGTGCTCAGGTTAATGTCCTGAGCATTTTTTATGATACGCAATCTTCTTTTATTTTTAAGTTTATTTTTTGTTGAGATTGTTTATGCACAAGTACTTACAATCAAGGGACAAGTGATTAATAAACAAACCAATAATTATTTGGTAGGATGTTCGGTTTTTAACGTGTCTAAGCAAATTGGTACCGTAACAAACGAGGAAGGTAGATTTAATATTTCTGTAGAGAAAGGTGATTTGATTCAATTTACCTATGTGGGTATGGGGGTAATAGAACAATATGTCATAGAAGATTCAGAATGGACTATTGAGATGACTTACCAGAGTCGTAAAATTAAAGCGGTCACCATCAAGGCAGAAGTTGCGGCAAAAAAATCTGTATTGTATAATCCGAAATTTGAAGAAAAGAAACAAACTTTTCGAGAGCCTATCCGACGAACTCCTGAAGAATATTTAAAGCAAAGTTCTCCTTTAACTTCTCCGATTTCTTTTTTTTATTATTCTAATAAGCGAGTTCAACGAAGATTAAATGCTATATTGGATATAGAAAAACTAGACGCCAGTAATCTCAAATATTCACTTGATTTTATATCCTTAGTGACCAAGGTAGATGATATTGATGAGCTGAAAGACATTAAAGCGCATTGCTATTTCCCGCATGACGAGGTTCTTAACTCTAGTTATTATGAATTAGGATTGAAACTTCAAGATTGTTATATAGAATATCTCGAAGAGAGAAAACAACGGCAGTCTACAGACTCTATCCCTAGGGATAACTAATGCCAAGTGCTAACAAATAATAAAGGTCTTATGAAAACATAAGACCTCTTTGAATTTTCGTTAAGAATTGATATCAATTTGTATTATCTACAATAGTCAAATTCCCTACATAAAAATAGTTGACTTTGCTTTCATTCGAGCCAGAAGTACTTGCACAGAGATAGAAAGCATTTCTAAAGGTAGGATCAAAACCATTACTCATATCAATTTTTTTCTCTCCATTGACGTACATTTGAATCCTTTTTCCATTCACAATAAAACAAACCTTCAATATTTCATCTGTAGGCATATCGCAAGGTACAGATTCAAAACCAGCAGTCGTATTAACCCCTTGACGACCATATTTCAATCCTTCACCATGACCTGTATTGGAGGTATGAAATGAAAACTCAATACCTTCTCTATTTGCTGGCGCTAATAAATAATCCACTACTCTTGGTTTAGGTCCAAAGCCCATGCTTGACATACGCTGTGGAGCGTCGCTAGGCATTATGAGATCAAAGGTAATACTAAAATTTTCTGGAAGTTTTTTGATTTTAGGATTTATGACAGATCGTGGTGTTACTTTTAGAAACTTTCCCATACCTTTCAGCTTCTTTATCTCGCCACCTGAAGTTGAAACCCAGTTTTGTGGAAAATCTCCAGGATTTGTATTTTCGAAATTATCCGAGAAAATCATATTCCCATTAGCATTGCAGTTACCATTTCCACTCGGAGAATCTTCTTCTTCTAGTCCTGATTTTTTGGTCGTGCCATTCGTGTTAGATGAGCTATTGCTCGATGATGAGTTTTTCGATTTACCATTCAATACTCTATCAGCTGATTTGTCTATACTTTCTTCGACTTTTTTATTGAGCTTGTCTTCAAGCCGTTTAAAAATTTGACTATGGATTTGTGAGCTGCTAATACTAAGAATGAGAAAAATTATTACTTTGTTCATGATGA containing:
- a CDS encoding DUF3078 domain-containing protein, which gives rise to MKKLILSIGILLVASLHAQESPEVIKTKIDDLNKQKAVLESQIADLNKQLPAPVVKPWTYKGNASINLGQNLLGSDWTASYGGNSTLNIGGQAHLEANYKNGRHSWNNSFDGTLGFFKNINVENGVNDNINKNVDVLQLSTKYLFDLQKANLKVGVGANFLSQFIKTYDLANPNFLLSDFLAPGILDLSPGIEWTPQPYLKVFLAPASGRFTFVTNDTIILRTDAKANRFGNEVDQRVRTELGARLDIVFEKELVKNLNIRSRAQLFNNFSRPQAQIDAINSSRANIDINWQTDVFYKLTKHIALNFGFQLLRDDDVRITDKSTGSKITPWNWRNNIGIGFVAGF
- a CDS encoding M1 family metallopeptidase, producing the protein MKLFIFILSLVTCNFFFAQNFQSPTNPYFWKNKIGLKSEYWQQDVDYIINASLDEKEEIISGKVEIIYTNNSPHVLNELFFNLYQNAFIKESYLSNLQEANGNKVRFGKWEAEGKGNEILSLKVDGEVVKTEIDGSIMKAWLKNPMQPNTNIKIEIDFKTYYSKGGDTRRRMKSYTYQGVKHFNGAHWYPRLAVYDRKFGWCTDQHLNREFYGDFGNYRVHLDFPANYVVEATGVLQNRTEVLPDTLRKKLDISNYWSHPWDTVVTYKIPMKKGERKVWKYFAENVHDFAWVAGPHYRLDEKNYKGFSTVALVLEPHCSGWKNACDFSAKVIDVYSRDFGQYAYPKMVVADCQDGMEYPMLTMDGGSDPGYRGLLAHEIGHNWFYGMVNNNETYRALLDEGFTQFLTVWALEAIDGKNMFTTGKQPKHFMPTAVRNARCYDSYMLDAMSHERTEINVHSDGFNGALGQGGGYRNVYNKTATMLYNLQYVLGDSLFQRAMKHYFNQWSFRHPYVEDFRNSIIEYTKVDLNWFFDQWIETSKVLDYKIFPLKKLDSGQYQLKLKRMEDMQSPLDITVFGKSGKRYNFYIPNTWFEKETEATKLPRWIGWDNKLKTTYTVKISLPEEPKYARIDTSRRLADINEMNNTTECNWKLYFDRNQSLPRDREHYTVLWRPDFWYNNFDGVKAGVHFEGSLNKNFHQTELDIWLNTRIGKWSVRDVANQNERNAINDLISFRFTYSSPTHKFIKNSDVRFEARHIDGIALTSLQWRKAFENSNYITLGGKSMVRYRRDQDYYNYMTSIQWNTFLMANTSAWIEWINNKSLDRNLEQMTRVKLRSSVMSVANFSYLEAEHKENIKLDKLLFKFRIFGRLGTHNRGLVPTEVLLNAGGASGEEMLENKFMRSVSAFPDLFMKGSQFVNSPYFSHLHYGGGINLRGYAFRNIVASDGIGYFINNQNSGFSINTQLNFENLSPLRFGKLARSLGMNIYLFGDLGSLSNFNLGRFSIEQAPILADAGLGTALTWKKGIKYLGLGPMTFRFDMPFYLSHPAAGELEKFQIRWLVGVEQAF
- a CDS encoding glycosyltransferase, whose product is MKKIVIIGPAFPLRGGLATYNERLCKAFTEENHNACIYTFSLQYPSFLFPGTSQYSDEAPPEKLKILVKINSINPFNWIQIGLELKNKKPDIIVVRYWLPFIGPCLGTILRLVKKNKHTKIVCIADNIIPHEKRPGDNLFTRYFIKPIDAFVTMSEKVLSDLDLFATHEKKKKFIPHPLYDNFGEIISREEAIEKLNLQKDNNYMLFFGFIRKYKGLDLLLEALSKITNPNLKLIIAGEFYEDSNPYLDLIEQFNIQDKIILKTNFITDSEVKYYFCASAVVIQPYKSATQSGVTPLAYHFEIPMIVTNVGGLTGMVPNGKVGLIAEPNAESVAEKINSYFDQNKEKEFKENLKVEKKKYSWNVMTKAILELAETK
- a CDS encoding aminotransferase class V-fold PLP-dependent enzyme is translated as MLSLPKPSPLFSHWQLNPNIVHLNHGSFGGTPKYILDIQKHCIDQLESEPVEFSVRKWYPIYHENKKALAEFVGTDEHNLYLVPNTTIGINHILHNQKESNRQWLTTNHAYGACIHAFHKIGEAKGNEIIKVQIPFPLKSEDEILEQIENNISAKTSLALIDYITSASAIIFPIKKIINLLHSKGVKVIVDAAHAPGMVDFNLDELDADYFVANCHKWICSPKGSAFVYVNPKHQKEYKPVFYSFYNDWNTDEAAHWSNQFIWEGTKDYSAYLCIKDALDYMPNLVQGGWSEIKERNRNLAIAGAKLIAQKLEVALPVPESMLGSIVNIPLWDDKIPDKFFNYYTEVKNLLYDQYKIEVPCVLFPQAPPQYVRVSSQLYNSLEEYEYLGECLLEIRSKT